The Oceanispirochaeta sp. M1 genome has a window encoding:
- a CDS encoding YafY family protein, with the protein MKIDRLLSMILLMLKKNKITASEMAAYFETSSRTIYRDIETLCLAGIPIVSEPGVHGGYSLMEGFTLEKQVFKVDEILALIAGLKGLEAVFEPAAVRKTVEKVSSLGSQKDSRQNLEIDFFGWGEGNHIRHNVQILYKNINRKKCIRFDYTNLNNEGLNRISEPLKLFFRGNNWYLLAFCRTREDYRFFRVSRILNLEVLEEEFSLREDHIPEWRPEHNLHDRRKVESIHLHIANGGSAKAREYFSSDNIIENVDGSLEVKVSYPPDEWVYSYLLSYGEHLTVLHPDNLRSELIRRSESFIRKNKSLTD; encoded by the coding sequence ATGAAAATCGACCGTCTTCTCTCTATGATTCTTTTGATGTTAAAAAAGAATAAAATTACCGCATCGGAGATGGCTGCCTATTTCGAAACCAGCTCAAGAACTATCTATAGAGATATTGAGACCCTATGTCTGGCTGGTATTCCCATTGTCTCTGAACCCGGTGTCCATGGTGGTTATTCACTTATGGAAGGATTTACTCTGGAGAAGCAGGTTTTCAAGGTTGATGAGATTCTGGCCTTGATAGCTGGGTTGAAGGGTTTGGAGGCTGTATTTGAACCTGCTGCTGTCCGCAAGACGGTTGAAAAAGTCAGTTCCCTGGGGTCTCAGAAGGACAGCCGACAGAATCTTGAGATAGATTTCTTTGGTTGGGGTGAGGGGAATCACATTCGTCATAATGTACAGATTCTTTATAAGAATATTAACAGAAAAAAATGCATCAGATTTGACTATACAAATCTAAATAATGAGGGGCTCAACAGAATATCTGAACCTCTAAAACTCTTTTTCCGTGGAAATAACTGGTACCTGCTGGCCTTTTGTAGAACCAGAGAAGACTATCGTTTTTTCAGAGTGTCCCGTATTCTTAATCTTGAGGTTCTGGAGGAAGAATTTTCCTTAAGGGAAGATCACATTCCTGAATGGAGACCCGAACATAATCTTCATGATAGACGGAAGGTCGAATCTATACATCTTCACATCGCGAACGGGGGCAGTGCTAAAGCAAGAGAGTATTTCTCCTCTGATAATATCATAGAGAATGTCGATGGAAGCCTTGAAGTTAAAGTCTCTTATCCTCCTGATGAATGGGTCTACAGCTATCTTCTCAGTTATGGAGAGCACCTAACTGTTCTCCATCCGGATAATCTCCGTAGTGAACTGATCCGCAGATCAGAAAGTTTTATAAGAAAAAATAAATCACTGACAGACTGA
- a CDS encoding DUF3795 domain-containing protein, with the protein MEQNLGKCGIDCNECNAYKATITNNDKLRNKTAEEWSRMFGVDIDPAGINCEGCQNGKTLFSHCKVCGIRRCAFDKGFNTCAECPDYGCELVAGIWSHDMSIKKNLDKLRA; encoded by the coding sequence ATGGAACAGAATCTGGGAAAATGCGGTATAGACTGCAATGAATGCAATGCTTACAAAGCTACAATTACAAATAATGACAAACTGAGGAATAAGACAGCCGAAGAGTGGTCCAGAATGTTCGGAGTCGATATTGATCCAGCCGGAATAAACTGTGAGGGCTGTCAAAACGGGAAGACCCTTTTCAGTCACTGCAAGGTGTGCGGTATCCGCCGCTGTGCTTTTGATAAAGGATTTAACACTTGCGCTGAGTGTCCTGATTATGGCTGTGAACTGGTTGCCGGGATCTGGTCCCATGATATGAGTATCAAAAAAAATCTGGATAAGCTACGGGCTTGA
- a CDS encoding FadR/GntR family transcriptional regulator, producing MEPKSTAIYNYLEGKIIQGTLNPGDKLPSESELCAKFSVSRGPVRAALDKLSAIGLVFKKKGGGSYVTEQGMDNFLNVVLPTLKFNTVDFNEIMEIRCALEKLCIELCLNNHEKNNYEQLDNAMKAMVKEVNNKDTFFELDRKFHTSISLLSGNLLLHNFNQLIWDLLKNNSKKEYHNQDFEKLVIEHKRIYKGIKENDRELAVLYTVRHLKRSIFNAPQDSISETDKKRWNPWLFNTL from the coding sequence ATGGAACCTAAAAGCACAGCTATTTATAATTATCTAGAAGGAAAAATCATCCAGGGAACTTTGAATCCCGGGGATAAATTGCCCTCGGAATCTGAGCTGTGTGCCAAGTTCAGTGTCTCCAGGGGACCTGTCCGTGCTGCTCTGGATAAACTATCTGCCATAGGACTTGTGTTTAAGAAAAAGGGCGGTGGTTCCTACGTTACCGAGCAGGGTATGGATAACTTTCTGAATGTTGTACTACCCACCCTGAAATTCAATACTGTTGATTTCAATGAGATAATGGAGATCCGATGTGCTCTTGAGAAGCTGTGTATCGAACTTTGTCTTAACAATCATGAAAAGAATAACTATGAACAGCTGGATAATGCCATGAAGGCAATGGTGAAGGAAGTTAACAATAAAGATACTTTTTTTGAGCTGGACAGGAAATTCCATACATCAATCTCCCTGCTTTCCGGGAATCTCCTTCTTCATAATTTCAACCAGCTTATCTGGGATCTGCTGAAGAACAATTCAAAGAAAGAATATCATAATCAGGATTTTGAAAAGCTGGTGATAGAGCACAAACGTATTTACAAAGGTATAAAAGAAAATGACCGGGAACTGGCTGTGCTTTATACGGTCAGGCATCTTAAACGATCCATCTTCAATGCACCTCAGGATTCTATCAGTGAAACAGATAAGAAAAGATGGAATCCCTGGCTCTTCAATACTCTCTGA
- a CDS encoding GntP family permease: MGIIMILLLVASIVLIVIATSVFKLHPFIALIFAALFVGLGASALGQFDVMAVEATIRSGFGGILAYIGIVIVLGTIIGVFLEKSGAAIKMADTILKIVGPKRPGLAMSIIGWFVSIPVFCDSGYVILSALRKSVTKKAKVSATMMSVALATGLYASHTLVPPTPGPIAAAGNLGLEDSLGLVILVGIFVSIFTMIAGFIWAKFIGKKVKIQEDYDNEAFFANGLEVEEELIEQKYGKLPSTFMAFAPILIPILLIALGTIASFPGDLMGAGFIANLFKFFGKPVMALLVGFFFSLGLAPKLDEEVLMKWIGEGIKIAGPIILITGAGGAFGAIIKATPVAAYLGASMSNWSVGILVPFFIAAALKTAQGSSTTALVTTSALMAPLLGSLGLDSTMGSVLTVMSIGSGAMTVSHANDSYFWVIAEFTGMDVKTAYKSMTMATLIQGIVGIVVVFILSLFLL; the protein is encoded by the coding sequence ATGGGAATTATAATGATTTTACTGCTTGTTGCATCAATTGTATTGATCGTAATAGCAACATCAGTTTTCAAACTGCATCCTTTTATTGCTTTGATTTTTGCAGCATTATTTGTAGGACTGGGAGCTTCTGCTCTGGGTCAGTTTGATGTTATGGCCGTGGAAGCGACCATAAGGAGCGGATTCGGTGGAATCCTGGCTTATATCGGTATAGTCATCGTTCTGGGAACCATCATCGGTGTATTCCTGGAAAAATCAGGTGCAGCCATCAAAATGGCAGATACTATCCTGAAAATAGTAGGACCCAAGCGTCCTGGACTGGCTATGAGTATTATCGGATGGTTTGTTTCCATTCCGGTTTTCTGTGACTCCGGTTATGTAATTCTTTCGGCTCTGCGTAAGTCGGTTACCAAGAAAGCAAAAGTGTCTGCAACAATGATGAGTGTAGCCCTGGCAACAGGTCTGTATGCTTCACATACACTGGTTCCCCCCACACCGGGTCCAATTGCAGCCGCAGGAAACCTGGGACTTGAAGACAGTCTCGGACTCGTTATCCTTGTAGGTATTTTCGTTTCCATATTCACCATGATTGCCGGTTTCATCTGGGCTAAATTTATTGGTAAAAAAGTTAAAATACAGGAAGATTATGATAATGAAGCTTTTTTCGCAAATGGACTTGAGGTTGAAGAAGAATTAATTGAACAGAAATATGGTAAATTACCTTCAACTTTTATGGCATTCGCCCCCATACTGATTCCTATTTTACTTATTGCATTGGGAACCATTGCTTCTTTTCCCGGAGATCTGATGGGAGCCGGTTTTATTGCCAACCTTTTCAAGTTTTTTGGAAAACCTGTCATGGCCCTTCTTGTAGGTTTCTTTTTCTCACTCGGTCTTGCACCTAAACTGGATGAAGAAGTTCTTATGAAATGGATCGGCGAAGGTATTAAAATCGCAGGACCCATTATTCTGATCACCGGTGCCGGTGGAGCATTCGGAGCCATCATCAAAGCAACTCCCGTAGCTGCCTATCTTGGTGCATCCATGAGTAATTGGAGTGTCGGTATTCTTGTTCCCTTCTTCATTGCAGCCGCATTGAAAACTGCTCAGGGATCATCTACAACAGCTCTTGTTACAACTTCAGCTCTTATGGCTCCACTCCTTGGATCTCTCGGGCTGGATTCCACAATGGGTTCCGTACTTACTGTTATGAGTATCGGTTCCGGAGCAATGACAGTGTCTCATGCAAATGACTCTTATTTCTGGGTAATTGCAGAGTTCACAGGTATGGATGTAAAGACAGCCTACAAATCAATGACTATGGCAACCCTGATACAGGGAATCGTCGGTATAGTCGTGGTGTTTATTCTTTCCTTATTCCTGCTTTAG
- a CDS encoding GntP family permease, whose protein sequence is MGFLMILLFCLSIALIVVATSFYNIHPFIALIFASLFVGLGASALGQFDITEVESTIRNGFGNILAYIGIVIVLGTIIGVFLEKSGAAIKIADTLIKAAGPKHPEVAMSIIGWFVSIPVFCDSGYIILSALRKSVTKKANVSAVMMCVALSTGLYASHTLVPPTPGPIAAAANLGLENSLGLVIICGLFISLFPMAAGIIWARYIGGKIKIQEDRDNEEAILFDLETEENRIESKYGELPSAFWSFSPILIPILLMALGTFASFLPGSPGILIQIMQFLGKPLMALLFGFLFALRLAPKLNEEVLMVWIGEGVKIAGPFILITGAGGAFGAIIKATSIAALIGESMSGWSLGILVPFFIAAVLKTAQGSSTTALVTTSAIVAPLLTSLGLNSPTGSILTVMSIGAGAMVVSHANDSYFWVVTQFAGMDVKTAYRTITVATLIQGLVTISVVLALSFILL, encoded by the coding sequence ATGGGTTTTCTAATGATACTGCTGTTCTGTCTGTCTATCGCTCTGATTGTAGTTGCAACCTCTTTTTATAATATTCATCCATTTATAGCTCTTATATTTGCTTCACTTTTTGTCGGTCTGGGAGCATCCGCTCTGGGGCAGTTTGACATCACAGAAGTCGAATCTACAATAAGGAACGGTTTTGGAAATATCCTGGCCTATATCGGCATTGTCATCGTACTGGGAACCATAATAGGTGTTTTCCTTGAGAAATCCGGAGCTGCTATTAAAATAGCTGATACCTTAATAAAGGCTGCAGGACCAAAACATCCTGAAGTTGCCATGAGTATAATCGGCTGGTTTGTTTCCATTCCTGTATTTTGTGACTCAGGTTATATCATTCTCTCAGCATTGAGAAAATCAGTGACTAAAAAAGCGAATGTCTCTGCAGTGATGATGTGTGTTGCTCTTTCTACCGGGCTCTATGCTTCTCATACTCTTGTCCCTCCTACACCCGGACCCATAGCCGCTGCAGCTAATCTGGGGCTGGAAAACAGCCTGGGACTTGTCATCATATGCGGTCTATTTATCTCTTTGTTTCCTATGGCTGCAGGCATTATCTGGGCGCGATATATCGGAGGCAAAATAAAAATACAGGAAGACAGGGACAACGAAGAAGCCATTCTCTTTGACCTGGAGACTGAGGAGAACAGGATTGAGAGTAAATATGGTGAGCTTCCCTCAGCATTCTGGTCCTTTTCTCCTATTCTGATACCCATTTTACTTATGGCCCTGGGAACTTTTGCTTCTTTTTTACCCGGATCTCCGGGGATTTTAATTCAAATCATGCAGTTCCTGGGTAAACCCCTTATGGCCCTTCTTTTCGGTTTTCTTTTTGCTTTAAGGCTCGCTCCCAAACTTAATGAAGAGGTTCTTATGGTTTGGATCGGAGAGGGGGTAAAAATTGCCGGACCATTTATACTGATCACAGGAGCCGGTGGTGCCTTCGGTGCCATCATCAAAGCCACATCCATAGCTGCTTTGATCGGGGAATCCATGAGTGGATGGAGCCTGGGGATACTGGTTCCCTTCTTTATTGCAGCTGTACTGAAGACAGCACAGGGGTCTTCAACAACGGCACTTGTTACAACATCCGCGATAGTAGCTCCACTTCTAACTTCCCTTGGGCTGAACAGCCCGACGGGATCAATCCTGACGGTAATGAGTATTGGAGCCGGTGCCATGGTTGTTTCCCATGCCAATGATTCCTATTTCTGGGTGGTCACTCAGTTTGCCGGTATGGATGTCAAAACGGCCTACAGGACAATCACTGTGGCTACATTAATACAGGGGCTGGTTACGATTTCTGTTGTGCTGGCTCTTTCGTTTATTTTGCTTTAA
- a CDS encoding flavodoxin domain-containing protein, with protein sequence MKTLIVYYSGKGFIKEAAERIQKGLGSSGALLDLGSKSKADLTEYDAVVLCGAFRAGSQPRKIKTFAKKNSKQLLTKKIAFVLGGLGVEQEEYKLPFEKNFAEDLRSHALLSVHAGGRFIPEDYSGFIRKMMEKINKESGPIHKEQWDNLKPVVEAFS encoded by the coding sequence ATGAAAACATTGATTGTCTATTATTCAGGTAAGGGATTTATCAAGGAAGCGGCTGAGCGTATTCAGAAAGGTCTGGGGAGCAGCGGTGCATTGCTGGATCTCGGTTCAAAAAGTAAGGCGGATCTTACAGAATATGATGCTGTTGTACTCTGCGGAGCTTTCCGGGCCGGATCACAGCCGAGAAAGATCAAAACCTTTGCAAAGAAGAACTCAAAGCAGCTGCTGACGAAAAAAATTGCCTTTGTTCTGGGCGGGCTTGGTGTGGAGCAGGAAGAATATAAACTCCCTTTTGAAAAGAATTTTGCAGAGGATTTAAGATCCCATGCCTTGCTGTCTGTTCATGCCGGGGGACGCTTCATTCCTGAAGACTACAGTGGTTTTATCCGTAAAATGATGGAGAAAATCAATAAAGAGAGTGGACCTATTCATAAAGAACAATGGGATAATCTCAAGCCGGTTGTTGAAGCTTTCAGTTAA
- a CDS encoding LacI family DNA-binding transcriptional regulator: MKVDSYLIAKIVGVSQATVSRAFSNPDKVSAATRQKIMDAAESMSYKPDRNASALRRKGTNTIMLLYVKRGSGDYWTNVKRNYWIYTEALLSLTAFFENQTYLFEIKQVNSIFSLNESEIKEHCDGVIVFDYVTKEESAHIADWNIPYVICHRSIQLEKYNHSATDNKAGGRIQAEYLKGQGCMSPAYIMDEEDPFTHDLRREGFKSVFPEAVIINSSDPQKIKAELIGCIENKTIDSIAFVNDMHLVKTVIRLYRKGYSLQDLYPLIGYDNSTELLVLDSKPASIDIGIGSIYSDAAEELLKLIRGEAEFINLVHEPELIPPPGD, from the coding sequence ATGAAAGTAGACAGTTATCTGATAGCCAAAATAGTGGGTGTTTCCCAGGCAACAGTCTCCAGGGCCTTCAGCAATCCGGACAAGGTATCAGCCGCAACCAGACAGAAGATTATGGATGCAGCAGAGTCCATGAGCTATAAGCCCGACCGCAATGCCAGTGCCCTCCGCCGTAAAGGTACCAATACTATCATGCTGCTCTATGTAAAAAGAGGCAGTGGTGACTACTGGACCAATGTAAAACGTAACTACTGGATCTACACTGAGGCTCTCCTCTCTCTCACAGCATTCTTTGAAAACCAGACCTACCTGTTTGAAATAAAACAGGTTAACTCCATATTCTCTCTGAACGAGTCTGAAATTAAAGAGCATTGTGATGGAGTTATTGTTTTTGATTATGTAACAAAAGAAGAATCTGCCCACATAGCCGACTGGAATATACCTTATGTAATCTGTCACCGCTCTATTCAACTTGAAAAGTACAACCACTCAGCAACAGACAATAAAGCAGGAGGACGGATTCAGGCGGAATACCTGAAGGGACAGGGATGCATGTCACCGGCCTATATTATGGACGAAGAAGATCCCTTTACTCATGATCTGCGTAGAGAAGGATTCAAATCTGTATTTCCCGAGGCAGTTATCATAAACTCCTCTGACCCGCAGAAAATAAAGGCTGAACTGATAGGCTGTATAGAAAATAAAACAATTGATTCCATTGCTTTCGTTAATGATATGCATCTTGTTAAAACCGTGATCAGGCTGTACCGGAAAGGATATTCACTGCAGGACCTCTACCCTCTTATCGGCTACGACAACAGTACAGAACTTCTGGTTCTGGATAGCAAACCTGCATCCATCGACATAGGAATAGGGAGCATCTACAGTGATGCGGCAGAAGAGTTACTAAAACTGATAAGAGGAGAAGCAGAGTTTATCAATCTGGTACATGAGCCGGAACTGATTCCTCCTCCCGGAGATTAA
- a CDS encoding ABC transporter substrate-binding protein encodes MKRILVTVLLAVLSFSAFAAGQQEAAAGSGEAKDVKLTMASWSVREDRFSDYFEALKTDFEAANPGITIEFAGYPYGELKKQVLIMANAGQSPDIIQSERGWYSSFVDGGYVAELDDLLGVEYLAEVYPAILGDMKVDGKVYGVPWIASPFVMFYNKALFAEAGLADKAPASYEEAMMYAEKLSALKDKDGNAIYGLGQSTASVPVSGSAVLSMFFSYGGGFRDASGNIDVINAGNKAALEALKDMHASKYNPEGAKLKDLRNLFAIGRLGMYFDTLWGIGGAYAINPDIQGSVGVTNPLSGAGAPAGSSLEAHMLLVAEDSANKEAAVKFIKFATSPEQMGKYVEIAPFLFPKADQVDGNPGYQSNPGIAPVLTYADTIHSIEKNPEMENVFLAMTTAAQSVTVGSMSADEALVNLDKELKFLLK; translated from the coding sequence GTGAAAAGAATTTTAGTAACAGTTCTTCTTGCTGTTCTAAGTTTTTCCGCTTTTGCGGCAGGACAGCAGGAAGCCGCTGCAGGTAGCGGAGAAGCTAAAGATGTCAAACTGACTATGGCAAGCTGGAGTGTCCGTGAAGACAGGTTCAGTGATTATTTTGAAGCTCTTAAAACAGATTTTGAAGCTGCCAACCCCGGAATTACAATCGAATTTGCGGGTTACCCCTATGGTGAACTTAAGAAACAGGTTCTGATTATGGCTAATGCCGGTCAGTCTCCCGATATCATTCAGAGTGAAAGAGGCTGGTACTCCAGTTTTGTTGACGGTGGTTATGTTGCTGAACTCGATGATCTCCTTGGTGTTGAATATCTGGCAGAAGTATATCCTGCCATTCTTGGAGATATGAAAGTGGACGGCAAGGTGTACGGTGTTCCCTGGATCGCCAGCCCCTTCGTTATGTTCTATAACAAGGCTCTTTTCGCAGAAGCAGGACTTGCTGATAAGGCTCCTGCCAGCTATGAAGAAGCCATGATGTATGCCGAAAAACTCTCCGCCCTTAAAGATAAAGACGGAAATGCTATATACGGTCTGGGACAGTCCACTGCCTCCGTTCCTGTATCAGGAAGTGCTGTACTATCAATGTTCTTCAGCTACGGCGGAGGATTCAGAGACGCATCCGGAAATATTGATGTAATCAATGCCGGTAATAAGGCAGCTCTTGAAGCCCTTAAAGATATGCACGCATCTAAATACAATCCCGAAGGTGCCAAACTGAAAGATCTTAGAAACCTTTTTGCCATCGGCAGACTGGGAATGTATTTTGATACCCTCTGGGGAATCGGTGGAGCTTACGCTATCAATCCCGATATTCAGGGAAGTGTTGGTGTAACCAATCCTCTCAGTGGTGCAGGTGCGCCTGCAGGTTCTTCACTTGAAGCTCACATGCTTCTGGTTGCAGAAGATTCTGCCAACAAAGAAGCTGCGGTTAAGTTTATCAAGTTTGCCACAAGTCCTGAGCAGATGGGTAAGTATGTGGAAATTGCACCCTTTCTCTTCCCCAAAGCCGATCAGGTTGATGGAAATCCCGGTTATCAGTCCAATCCAGGAATTGCTCCTGTCCTGACTTATGCCGATACAATCCATTCCATTGAGAAAAATCCTGAAATGGAAAATGTATTTCTGGCTATGACCACTGCAGCTCAGTCTGTCACTGTGGGCAGCATGTCTGCTGATGAAGCCCTTGTTAATCTTGATAAAGAGCTTAAGTTTCTTCTAAAATAA
- a CDS encoding carbohydrate ABC transporter permease codes for MTLKSKTGDKVFGTILLLPSILIVGGFIFLPVVQSVFYSFFNFKLTRKKIPLVWNDFDNYRSLWESGKLQNAFGITFQFMILVVLVVFLMGLIMSLFMNKGSSGERLTRTLTLLPWGTPTVIVALLWSWMFQAEYGVVNFILMKLHFIAEPVGFLVNPDTALASVGVAAIWRQLPFMFIMLLAGLQGIPTEMYEAAHIDGASKIQTFRHITLPFLKNVIRSSILVTIITNFKQFPLFWTMTGGGPMGRTETLAILTYKNAFVNLNFGVGAAVATSWMVVLIVFSLLYNRIFKEAKY; via the coding sequence ATGACACTCAAAAGTAAAACCGGAGACAAGGTATTCGGAACAATTCTGCTCCTGCCTTCTATCCTCATCGTCGGAGGGTTTATATTCCTTCCGGTTGTACAGTCTGTATTCTACAGTTTTTTTAATTTCAAGCTGACCCGTAAGAAGATACCTCTGGTCTGGAATGACTTTGACAATTACAGATCCCTCTGGGAATCCGGAAAGCTTCAGAACGCCTTTGGTATCACATTCCAGTTTATGATTCTGGTTGTACTGGTAGTCTTCCTTATGGGACTTATCATGTCTCTGTTTATGAACAAGGGATCTTCGGGCGAACGCCTGACCAGAACTCTTACCCTCCTGCCCTGGGGAACTCCAACAGTTATTGTTGCCCTTCTCTGGTCATGGATGTTTCAGGCGGAATATGGTGTTGTGAACTTCATACTTATGAAGCTTCATTTTATAGCCGAGCCTGTGGGGTTTCTTGTGAATCCCGATACAGCTCTTGCTTCAGTCGGTGTGGCTGCAATCTGGAGACAGCTTCCTTTTATGTTTATCATGCTTCTGGCAGGGCTTCAGGGAATCCCGACGGAGATGTATGAAGCCGCCCATATTGATGGTGCTTCCAAGATTCAGACATTCCGGCACATCACACTTCCTTTTCTAAAGAATGTGATCCGCTCCAGTATTCTTGTTACCATAATAACCAACTTTAAACAGTTTCCACTGTTCTGGACCATGACAGGCGGTGGTCCCATGGGCCGAACCGAAACTCTGGCAATCCTCACCTATAAAAATGCATTTGTTAACCTTAACTTCGGTGTCGGTGCAGCAGTTGCAACATCCTGGATGGTTGTCCTTATTGTCTTCTCTCTCCTGTATAACAGAATTTTCAAGGAGGCGAAGTATTAA
- a CDS encoding carbohydrate ABC transporter permease codes for MKMKIKPVKILALAIVILLGLFLMFPIYWMIVTSFKSNLDIYRFPPRFIPRNFTLEHYVGIFQDNSVALYLNNNFLVSIGTTLITLGAASLAGYSLSRYSTRFGKFVNTALLSTQMFPIVGLILALYMIFRNLNLINTRLSLMLSLSAITIPFSVILIKGFFDDISRSLEEAARIDGCSRFRTFISIIMPLAKPGLLAIGLYTFMQAWDDFLFAITFILTDDKRTLSAGIAMKFLGEVSYDWGRVTTVSVCGVLPMFILIFLFQRYMVAGLTAGAVKG; via the coding sequence ATGAAAATGAAAATTAAACCCGTTAAAATTCTGGCTCTTGCCATTGTAATTCTCCTTGGACTTTTTCTTATGTTCCCTATCTACTGGATGATAGTTACATCATTCAAGTCGAACCTCGATATATACAGATTCCCCCCTCGGTTTATTCCCAGGAATTTCACGCTGGAACACTATGTGGGAATCTTTCAGGATAATTCAGTTGCCTTATATCTGAATAATAACTTTCTGGTATCCATCGGAACTACTTTGATAACCCTGGGAGCAGCCTCCTTAGCCGGGTATTCACTGTCCCGATATTCCACCCGCTTTGGCAAATTTGTAAATACAGCCCTTCTATCCACTCAGATGTTCCCCATCGTAGGATTGATTCTGGCTCTTTATATGATTTTCAGAAATCTGAATCTGATTAATACAAGGCTGAGTCTGATGCTTTCTCTCTCAGCAATTACGATTCCTTTCTCTGTAATTCTTATCAAGGGATTTTTTGATGATATCTCCCGTTCTCTTGAAGAGGCGGCAAGGATAGATGGCTGTTCAAGATTCCGGACCTTTATATCAATAATTATGCCTTTGGCAAAACCAGGTCTTCTGGCTATCGGCCTTTATACTTTTATGCAGGCCTGGGATGATTTCCTTTTTGCCATCACTTTTATTCTTACTGATGATAAGCGTACCCTCTCCGCAGGGATTGCCATGAAGTTTCTGGGAGAAGTCTCCTATGACTGGGGCAGGGTAACAACAGTCTCTGTTTGCGGTGTGCTTCCAATGTTTATTCTAATATTTTTGTTTCAGCGCTATATGGTTGCCGGTCTGACAGCCGGTGCTGTTAAGGGGTAA